The Blastococcus sp. HT6-4 genome window below encodes:
- a CDS encoding ribose-phosphate diphosphokinase produces MSAIRQTTNKSLMLFSGRAYPDLTDEIAGHLGVTPTPTASYEFANGELFVRFEESVRGCDAFVVQSHTAPINTWLMEQLIMVDALKRASAKRITVVAPFFPYARQDKKHRGREPISARLVADMFKTAGADRLMTVDLHTAQIQGFFDGPVDHLFALDLLVKHVKERWGDRDITVVSPDSGRVRVSERWSDKLGGTPLAFIHKTRDPMVANEVVANRVVGEVEGRVCILVDDMIDTGGTIVKAAETLFEAGAADVIVTATHGVLSGPAAERLSNSKVSEVIVTNTLPIEPTRQFDKLTVLSIAPLLARAIREVFEDGSVTSLFDGAS; encoded by the coding sequence ATGAGTGCGATCCGGCAGACGACGAACAAGAGCCTGATGCTCTTCTCCGGTCGGGCCTACCCGGACCTGACCGACGAGATCGCCGGCCACCTCGGTGTCACCCCCACGCCGACGGCGTCGTACGAGTTCGCCAACGGCGAGCTCTTCGTGCGGTTCGAGGAGTCGGTGCGCGGCTGCGACGCCTTCGTGGTGCAGAGCCACACCGCGCCGATCAACACCTGGCTCATGGAGCAGCTGATCATGGTCGACGCGCTCAAGCGCGCGTCGGCCAAGCGGATCACCGTGGTGGCCCCGTTCTTCCCCTATGCCCGGCAGGACAAGAAGCACCGCGGCCGCGAGCCCATCTCCGCCCGCCTGGTCGCCGACATGTTCAAGACCGCCGGTGCCGACCGGCTCATGACCGTCGACCTGCACACCGCCCAGATCCAGGGCTTCTTCGACGGCCCGGTCGACCACCTCTTCGCCCTCGACCTGCTCGTCAAGCACGTCAAGGAGCGCTGGGGCGACCGCGACATCACCGTCGTCTCGCCGGACTCGGGCCGCGTCCGGGTCTCCGAGCGCTGGAGCGACAAGCTCGGCGGCACCCCGCTGGCCTTCATCCACAAGACCCGCGACCCCATGGTCGCCAACGAGGTGGTGGCCAACCGCGTGGTCGGTGAGGTCGAGGGCCGGGTCTGCATCCTGGTCGACGACATGATCGACACCGGCGGCACGATCGTGAAGGCCGCCGAGACGCTCTTCGAGGCGGGCGCTGCCGACGTCATCGTCACCGCGACGCACGGCGTGCTGTCCGGTCCGGCTGCCGAGCGGCTGTCCAACAGCAAGGTCAGCGAGGTCATCGTCACCAACACGCTGCCGATCGAGCCGACCCGTCAGTTCGACAAGCTCACCGTCCTCTCCATCGCCCCGCTGCTGGCGCGGGCGATCCGCGAGGTCTTCGAGGACGGCTCGGTCACCAGCCTCTTCGACGGCGCCTCGTAG
- a CDS encoding 50S ribosomal protein L25/general stress protein Ctc: MADFRLDAEPRTEFGKGSARRTRRAGRVPAVLYGHGQDVVHLSLPAREFAAALRNGGSNVLLTVVLDGKEQLALTKAVQRDPLTRVHEHVDLLLVRRGEKTTVDVPIIVVGTPAPDSIPNHQLNTVSIEADATKLPDSIEVDVTGREAGENITAGDLVLPQGSTLITDPEALVIGFLGAPSAEALEAELAEAEAEAGIEREESDEAAEGVGEGDVVPEPLDQGSGESMDAAENSKND, encoded by the coding sequence GTGGCTGACTTCCGTCTCGACGCCGAGCCCCGTACCGAGTTCGGCAAGGGCAGCGCGCGCCGCACCCGCCGCGCCGGGCGCGTCCCCGCCGTCCTCTACGGGCACGGCCAGGACGTCGTCCACCTGTCGCTGCCGGCCCGCGAGTTCGCCGCCGCCCTGCGCAACGGCGGCAGCAACGTCCTCCTGACCGTCGTGCTGGACGGCAAGGAGCAGCTGGCGCTGACCAAGGCCGTGCAGCGCGACCCGCTGACCCGCGTCCACGAGCACGTCGACCTGCTGCTCGTCCGCCGCGGCGAGAAGACCACGGTGGACGTGCCGATCATCGTCGTCGGCACGCCGGCCCCCGACTCCATCCCGAACCACCAGCTGAACACCGTCTCGATCGAGGCCGACGCCACGAAGCTGCCCGACAGCATCGAGGTCGACGTCACCGGTCGCGAGGCCGGGGAGAACATCACCGCCGGCGACCTCGTGCTGCCGCAGGGTTCGACCCTGATCACCGACCCCGAGGCCCTCGTCATCGGCTTCCTGGGCGCGCCCTCGGCCGAGGCGCTGGAGGCGGAGCTCGCCGAGGCCGAGGCCGAGGCCGGCATCGAGCGCGAGGAGTCCGACGAGGCCGCCGAGGGCGTCGGCGAGGGCGACGTCGTGCCCGAGCCGCTCGACCAGGGCAGCGGCGAGTCGATGGACGCCGCCGAGAACAGCAAGAACGACTGA
- the pth gene encoding aminoacyl-tRNA hydrolase — protein MVVGLGNPGPGYAGNRHNVGAMVLDELARRAGIRPTPGKGARARAVSGEGRLAGVRVVLAQPLTYMNESGSPVRGLLDYHKLPPEQLVVVHDELDLPFACVRLKRGGGEGGHNGLRSITRSTGTKDYLRVRVGIGRPPGRQDPADYVLKDFSATERKELDLLLVEAADAVESLLTTGLEAAQNVVHPRS, from the coding sequence CTGGTCGTCGGCCTCGGCAACCCCGGTCCGGGCTACGCGGGCAACCGGCACAACGTCGGCGCGATGGTCCTCGACGAGCTGGCCCGCCGGGCCGGGATCCGGCCGACGCCCGGGAAGGGTGCCCGCGCCCGCGCGGTGTCCGGCGAGGGCCGGCTGGCCGGCGTGCGCGTCGTGCTGGCCCAGCCGCTCACTTACATGAACGAGTCGGGGAGCCCCGTGCGCGGGTTGCTCGACTACCACAAGCTGCCGCCGGAGCAGCTCGTCGTCGTCCACGACGAGCTGGACCTCCCGTTCGCATGCGTGCGGCTGAAGCGGGGAGGCGGGGAGGGCGGGCACAACGGCCTGCGCTCGATCACCCGCTCGACCGGCACGAAGGACTACCTCCGGGTGCGGGTCGGCATCGGCCGGCCGCCCGGCCGGCAGGATCCGGCCGACTACGTGCTGAAGGACTTCTCGGCGACCGAGCGCAAAGAACTGGATCTGCTGCTCGTCGAGGCCGCCGACGCCGTCGAGTCCCTGCTCACCACCGGCCTCGAGGCCGCGCAGAACGTGGTCCATCCCCGCAGTTGA
- a CDS encoding sugar transferase: MLLDRQQVGAEAVILPGSPGGWTSGAPAGARPTVRRAAPSWVRSYTVSLIVVEVLLAGAAGTAVLVARTPQPRPGSLLFWAALVLLAAWPVLLGTAGAYSERVYGTGSDEYRRVGRAGFVLLASASFLSFAAALELSRAFVVVAIPALTCASLLVRCLARTRLRQLRARGRCTKKVVVVGRGGAVLELAARLQRERYAGMEVVAAAVTPGDRSRVTEHSGVPVGGLDDVLALAAAHDADTIAVTSASETAAQYLRELSWQLEGTGIELLVAPGLIEVAGPRLHIRPFEGLPLLSVEQPCFEGWRRVVKGGVDRAVAGVALLLLAPVLLAIAAAVRLDSPGPVLFRQERVGLGGNRFTMLKFRSMVVDADRQLEVLRAENISDGLLFKLRADPRVTRVGRFLRRLSLDELPQLINVLGGSMSLVGPRPPLPDEVARYDHSVSRRLLVKPGLTGLWQISGRSDLSWEESVRLDLRYVENWSLALDALILWKTGRAVLSRSGAY; this comes from the coding sequence ATGCTTCTGGATCGCCAGCAGGTGGGCGCGGAGGCGGTGATCCTGCCGGGTTCTCCCGGTGGGTGGACCTCTGGTGCGCCGGCCGGTGCGCGGCCGACGGTGCGCCGCGCGGCGCCCTCGTGGGTCCGGTCCTACACCGTCTCCCTGATCGTCGTCGAGGTGCTGCTCGCCGGTGCGGCCGGCACGGCGGTCCTCGTCGCCCGCACACCTCAACCCCGGCCCGGGTCACTGCTGTTCTGGGCCGCGCTGGTCCTCCTCGCCGCCTGGCCCGTGCTGCTCGGCACCGCGGGCGCCTACTCCGAGCGGGTGTACGGGACCGGCAGCGACGAGTACCGGCGGGTGGGGCGGGCCGGCTTCGTGCTCCTCGCGAGCGCCAGCTTCCTGTCCTTCGCGGCGGCGCTGGAGCTCAGCCGGGCCTTCGTCGTCGTCGCCATCCCCGCCCTGACCTGCGCCAGCCTGCTCGTCAGGTGCCTCGCCCGTACCCGGCTGCGACAGCTGCGGGCGCGCGGGCGGTGCACCAAGAAGGTCGTCGTCGTCGGCCGTGGCGGGGCCGTCCTGGAGCTGGCCGCCCGCCTGCAGCGGGAGCGGTACGCCGGCATGGAGGTCGTCGCCGCCGCTGTCACCCCGGGCGATCGCAGCCGGGTGACCGAGCACTCCGGGGTGCCCGTCGGCGGCCTCGACGACGTGCTCGCCCTGGCCGCGGCCCACGACGCGGACACGATCGCGGTGACGTCGGCCAGCGAGACCGCCGCGCAGTACCTGCGGGAGCTGTCCTGGCAGCTTGAGGGCACGGGCATCGAGCTGCTGGTCGCACCGGGTCTGATCGAGGTGGCCGGTCCGCGGCTGCACATCCGCCCCTTCGAGGGGCTTCCCCTGCTGTCGGTCGAGCAGCCGTGCTTCGAGGGATGGCGGCGGGTGGTCAAGGGCGGTGTCGACCGGGCCGTGGCCGGCGTCGCGCTGCTGCTGCTGGCCCCGGTGCTCCTCGCGATCGCCGCCGCCGTCCGGCTCGACAGCCCCGGTCCGGTGTTGTTCCGGCAGGAGCGCGTGGGCCTGGGCGGGAACCGGTTCACCATGCTGAAGTTCCGCAGCATGGTGGTCGACGCCGACCGGCAGCTGGAGGTGCTCCGCGCGGAGAACATCTCCGACGGCCTGCTGTTCAAGCTGCGCGCCGACCCTCGCGTCACCCGGGTGGGCCGCTTCCTCCGCCGGCTGTCGCTGGACGAGCTGCCCCAGCTGATCAACGTGCTGGGCGGGTCCATGTCCCTGGTCGGTCCGCGCCCGCCGCTGCCCGACGAGGTGGCGCGCTACGACCACTCGGTCAGCCGCCGGCTGCTGGTCAAGCCCGGGTTGACCGGCCTGTGGCAGATCTCCGGGCGCAGCGACCTGTCGTGGGAGGAGTCCGTGCGGCTCGACCTGCGCTACGTGGAGAACTGGTCGCTGGCCCTCGACGCCCTGATCCTCTGGAAGACCGGGCGGGCCGTGCTGTCCCGTTCCGGGGCCTACTGA
- a CDS encoding DUF1972 domain-containing protein translates to MRIAMVGTRGVPARYGGFETAVEEVGSRLADRGHRVVVYCRTTPGEDARPARHLGMELVHLPAARRRSLETLSHSALSVGHLLRHRTDAAFVFNAANAPLLPALRTARIPVATHVDGLEWKRAKWGPIGQRYYRVAEALAVRWSDALIADAQGIADYYRSEFGVPTTLLSYGAPIITPGTDRLAELGLTVGGYHLAVARFEPENHVDVIVDGYRRSGATRPLVVVGSAPYSDAYTARVHGLADERVRFLGGVWDQEQLDQLYAYCYTYLHGHSVGGTNPSLLRAIGAGVAVLAYDVDFNREVVEDAGRFFHSPADVATLVEAAEADPASVRRAGVRARELAKGYDWDDVAAGYEQLARRLAGRHGPVRRPSGRRFPAPTSVPAAVPLPRATGAQPSGRRAVGLEFDVMPFPGAQQ, encoded by the coding sequence ATGCGGATCGCCATGGTCGGCACGCGGGGCGTGCCCGCTCGGTACGGCGGTTTCGAGACCGCTGTCGAGGAGGTGGGCAGCAGGCTCGCCGACCGGGGCCACCGGGTGGTCGTCTACTGCCGCACCACGCCGGGCGAGGACGCGCGGCCGGCCCGCCACCTCGGCATGGAGCTGGTGCACCTGCCCGCGGCCCGCAGGCGGTCCCTGGAGACGCTGAGCCACTCGGCGCTCTCCGTGGGCCACCTGCTGCGGCACCGCACCGACGCGGCGTTCGTCTTCAACGCGGCCAACGCGCCGCTCCTCCCGGCCCTGCGCACCGCCCGGATCCCGGTCGCCACGCACGTCGACGGGCTGGAGTGGAAGCGGGCCAAGTGGGGCCCGATCGGCCAGCGTTACTACCGCGTGGCCGAGGCGCTCGCCGTGCGCTGGTCGGACGCGCTGATCGCCGACGCGCAGGGGATCGCCGACTACTACCGGTCGGAGTTCGGGGTGCCGACCACCCTGCTCTCGTACGGCGCCCCGATCATCACGCCCGGCACCGACAGACTCGCCGAGCTCGGGCTCACCGTCGGCGGGTACCACCTGGCTGTGGCCCGCTTCGAGCCGGAGAACCACGTCGACGTCATCGTCGACGGGTACCGCCGCAGCGGCGCGACCAGGCCGCTGGTCGTGGTGGGCTCGGCGCCCTACTCCGACGCCTACACCGCCCGGGTGCACGGCCTCGCCGACGAGCGGGTGCGCTTCCTGGGCGGGGTCTGGGACCAGGAGCAGCTGGATCAGCTCTACGCCTACTGCTACACCTACCTGCACGGCCACTCGGTCGGTGGCACCAACCCGTCGCTCCTGCGGGCGATCGGTGCCGGCGTCGCCGTCCTGGCCTACGACGTCGACTTCAACCGCGAGGTGGTCGAGGACGCCGGCCGGTTCTTCCACAGCCCCGCCGACGTCGCCACGCTCGTCGAGGCTGCCGAGGCCGACCCGGCCTCGGTGCGCCGGGCCGGCGTGCGGGCCCGTGAGCTGGCGAAGGGGTACGACTGGGACGACGTCGCGGCGGGCTACGAGCAGCTCGCCCGCCGGCTGGCCGGGCGGCACGGGCCCGTCCGGCGTCCCTCGGGCCGTCGCTTCCCGGCGCCGACGTCGGTCCCCGCCGCGGTCCCGCTCCCGCGCGCGACGGGCGCCCAGCCGTCGGGCCGCAGGGCCGTGGGCCTGGAGTTCGACGTGATGCCGTTCCCCGGGGCGCAGCAGTGA
- a CDS encoding adenylyltransferase/cytidyltransferase family protein codes for MAREVGYTTGVYDMFHIGHLNILRRARMLCDHLVVGVTTDELSLAVKGKTPVIPFEERMEIVRAVQYVDEVVPQTTMDKLAAWEQLRFDAVFVGDDWKGTDKWNALERDFAQRGVRVHYFPYTTQTSSTLLRAALTRLTRPVAG; via the coding sequence ATGGCACGCGAAGTCGGCTACACCACGGGCGTCTACGACATGTTCCACATCGGACACCTCAACATCCTGCGCCGCGCGCGGATGCTGTGCGACCACCTCGTCGTCGGGGTGACCACCGACGAGCTGTCGCTCGCGGTGAAAGGAAAGACGCCGGTCATCCCGTTCGAGGAACGGATGGAGATCGTGCGCGCCGTCCAGTACGTCGACGAGGTCGTGCCCCAGACGACGATGGACAAGCTCGCGGCATGGGAGCAGTTGCGCTTCGACGCGGTCTTCGTCGGCGACGACTGGAAGGGCACGGACAAGTGGAACGCCCTCGAGCGCGACTTCGCCCAGCGAGGTGTCCGGGTGCACTACTTCCCGTACACGACGCAGACGTCGAGCACGCTGCTGCGTGCGGCGCTCACCCGTCTCACCCGGCCGGTCGCGGGCTGA
- a CDS encoding acyltransferase, translating to MASPVTPGAEDRLRRWLIRRAGELRGRPLAIDERIPVGTLGSLVLERAAMAARGLARFPTRSPRPFVGRGVRLRAKHRLLFGRGVTFGHGSLVDATSVHGVTLGNGVTVGRNTRIECTGSVATLGAGLAVGDGTGLGTDSLYGCAGGITIGRDTIVGNYVSFHSEDHVFASRELPIRDQGVTHQGIEVGDGCWIGSRVTVLDGARIGDGCVIAAGAVVVAGDYPPYGVYGGVPARLLRERSR from the coding sequence GTGGCCTCACCCGTCACGCCCGGAGCCGAGGACCGGCTCCGTCGCTGGCTGATCCGTCGCGCCGGTGAACTGCGCGGCCGGCCTCTCGCCATCGATGAGCGCATCCCCGTCGGAACCCTGGGCTCCCTCGTCCTCGAGCGCGCCGCCATGGCCGCCCGTGGTCTCGCGCGGTTCCCCACCCGTTCGCCCCGGCCGTTCGTCGGCCGGGGCGTCCGGCTGCGCGCCAAGCACCGGCTGCTCTTCGGGCGGGGGGTGACCTTCGGCCACGGCAGCCTCGTAGACGCCACGTCGGTCCATGGGGTGACACTCGGCAACGGCGTCACCGTGGGCCGCAACACCCGGATCGAGTGCACGGGCAGCGTGGCCACCCTGGGCGCCGGTCTGGCCGTCGGTGACGGCACGGGCCTGGGCACCGACTCCCTGTACGGCTGCGCCGGGGGGATCACGATCGGCCGCGACACCATCGTCGGCAACTACGTGTCGTTCCACTCCGAGGATCACGTGTTCGCCAGCCGCGAGCTGCCCATCCGGGACCAGGGGGTGACCCACCAGGGCATCGAGGTGGGAGACGGCTGCTGGATCGGCTCGCGGGTGACCGTCCTGGACGGGGCCCGCATCGGCGACGGCTGCGTCATCGCCGCCGGCGCCGTGGTGGTGGCGGGGGACTACCCCCCGTACGGCGTGTACGGCGGGGTGCCCGCGCGGCTGCTCCGCGAGCGCTCCCGCTGA
- a CDS encoding CDP-alcohol phosphatidyltransferase family protein: MAAIHPVRSRPTVTEALAQLRSAGKSNYGIPLYSRVVNRPLGRRFAAVAHVLGMTPNQVTAVSAALTFTAIVIVATMPPGVVMGVVVAALLCLGYALDSSDGQLARLRGGGTLTGEWLDHMIDCAKNASIHLAVLISLYRFGGVDETALALPAAFQVVVTVLFFGNTLIEQLRGGPRPVRDAGGRRSMIRSVLIAPADYGLLCVAFVAFGWRPIFLTAYAVLLLGNIAYLTGALVRWRRQLAQLDADRRAATA; this comes from the coding sequence ATGGCCGCGATCCACCCCGTCCGATCCCGGCCCACTGTCACCGAGGCCCTGGCCCAACTACGGTCGGCGGGCAAGTCGAACTACGGCATCCCGCTCTACTCGCGGGTGGTCAACCGTCCGCTGGGCCGGCGCTTCGCCGCCGTGGCCCACGTGCTCGGGATGACTCCGAACCAGGTGACCGCCGTGAGTGCGGCCCTGACGTTCACCGCCATCGTCATCGTCGCCACGATGCCCCCGGGCGTGGTCATGGGCGTGGTCGTGGCGGCCCTGCTCTGCCTCGGGTACGCGCTGGACTCCTCCGACGGGCAGCTCGCCCGGCTGCGCGGCGGCGGCACGCTGACCGGCGAGTGGCTCGACCACATGATCGACTGCGCGAAGAACGCCTCCATCCACCTGGCCGTGCTGATCTCGCTCTACCGCTTCGGCGGGGTGGACGAGACCGCCCTGGCGCTGCCGGCGGCCTTCCAGGTCGTGGTGACGGTCCTCTTCTTCGGCAACACGCTCATCGAGCAGCTGCGCGGCGGGCCGCGTCCCGTGCGCGACGCCGGAGGACGCCGGTCGATGATCCGGTCGGTGCTGATCGCCCCGGCCGACTACGGGCTGCTGTGCGTGGCCTTCGTGGCTTTCGGCTGGCGGCCGATCTTCCTCACCGCCTACGCCGTCCTCCTGCTCGGCAACATCGCCTACCTGACCGGGGCGCTGGTCCGCTGGCGGCGTCAGCTCGCCCAGCTGGACGCCGACCGCCGCGCCGCCACGGCCTGA